One Electrophorus electricus isolate fEleEle1 chromosome 10, fEleEle1.pri, whole genome shotgun sequence genomic region harbors:
- the LOC113568489 gene encoding nuclease EXOG, mitochondrial isoform X3, with translation MASRIRLVRFFGGFVCGVTVSTGACIAAVKLYMPEHRPEEHVHEKVSAAQRLIELYGLPLTGAETRSYTNHILSYDQTRRTPKWVAEHLSNEKLLGRADRKHCKFKPDPNIPALFTAHNDDYLGSGWSRGHMAPAADNKFSEKSMAETFYLSNIIPQNYENNAGFWNRLEMYCRELTERFSDVWVISGPLTLPQVYQDGKKMVSYQLIGKDDVAVPTHLYKVILVRKDPSAEPLALGAFIVPNAPISFEHHLKEYQVSLTDLQRMSGLTFFPKIEKAEGLKNLCLVDSCELMDFKRFTLYITSRKVVSAKTLAKLEKMMSDLEEAGITPDNYLAKLYQEKKQELLKKESPQNQW, from the exons ATGGCTTCGCGAATAAGACTTGTACGTTTCTTTGGTGGATTTGTGTGTGGAGTTACTGTTAGCACTGGAGCTTGCATTGCAGCAGTCAAACTTTATATGCCTGAGCATCGACCGGAAGAGCATGTTCACGAGAAAG TAAGCGCAGCACAACGACTGATTGAGCTCTATGGACTCCCCCTGACTGGCGCCGAGACCAGATCCTACACTAACCATATTCTGTCGTATGATCAGACCCGAAGGACACCAAAATGGGTGGCGGAACACCTGTCAAACGAAAAACTACTTG GAAGAGCAGATAGAAAGCACTGCAAATTCAAGCCAGACCCCAATATTCCAGCGCTCTTCACTGCACACAACGATGATTACCTTGGTAGTGGCTGGTCTCGAGGACACATGGCACCGGCTGCTGACAATAAATTTTCGGAG AAATCAATGGCAGAGACATTTTATCTCTCGAATATCATCCCACagaattatgaaaataatgcaGGCTTCTGGAACAG ATTGGAGATGTATTGCAGAGAGCTGACAGAGAGGTTTAGTGATGTGTGGGTGATCTCTGGGCCCCTTACTCTGCCACAAGTATACCAGGATGGGAAGAAGATGGTCTCATACCAG CTGATTGGAAAAGATGATGTCGCTGTTCCTACCCATCTCTACAAAGTCATCTTGGTCCGGAAAGATCCTTCGGCAGAACCACTGGCCCTAGGTGCCTTTATAGTGCCAAATGCACCTATCAGCTTTGAGCATCATTTGAAGGAGTATCAGGTGAGCCTCACAGACTTGCAGAGAATGTCAGGCCTGACATTCTTCCCCAAAATAGAGAAGGCTGAGGGGCTGAAGAACCTCTGCTTGGTGGACTCCTGTGAACTCATGGACTTTAAGCGTTTCACCCTGTACATCACCAGCCGTAAGGTGGTCAGTGCCAAGACCTTGGCAAAGCTGGAAAAGATGATGTCAGATCTTGAGGAAGCAGGAATTACACCTGATAATTATTTAGCCAAACTATACCAGGAGAAGAAGCAGGAACTGTTAAAAAAGGAAAGTCCACAAAACCAG TGGTAA
- the LOC113568489 gene encoding nuclease EXOG, mitochondrial isoform X1, giving the protein MASRIRLVRFFGGFVCGVTVSTGACIAAVKLYMPEHRPEEHVHEKVSAAQRLIELYGLPLTGAETRSYTNHILSYDQTRRTPKWVAEHLSNEKLLGRADRKHCKFKPDPNIPALFTAHNDDYLGSGWSRGHMAPAADNKFSEKSMAETFYLSNIIPQNYENNAGFWNRLEMYCRELTERFSDVWVISGPLTLPQVYQDGKKMVSYQLIGKDDVAVPTHLYKVILVRKDPSAEPLALGAFIVPNAPISFEHHLKEYQVSLTDLQRMSGLTFFPKIEKAEGLKNLCLVDSCELMDFKRFTLYITSRKVVSAKTLAKLEKMMSDLEEAGITPDNYLAKLYQEKKQELLKKESPQNQLWWIKT; this is encoded by the exons ATGGCTTCGCGAATAAGACTTGTACGTTTCTTTGGTGGATTTGTGTGTGGAGTTACTGTTAGCACTGGAGCTTGCATTGCAGCAGTCAAACTTTATATGCCTGAGCATCGACCGGAAGAGCATGTTCACGAGAAAG TAAGCGCAGCACAACGACTGATTGAGCTCTATGGACTCCCCCTGACTGGCGCCGAGACCAGATCCTACACTAACCATATTCTGTCGTATGATCAGACCCGAAGGACACCAAAATGGGTGGCGGAACACCTGTCAAACGAAAAACTACTTG GAAGAGCAGATAGAAAGCACTGCAAATTCAAGCCAGACCCCAATATTCCAGCGCTCTTCACTGCACACAACGATGATTACCTTGGTAGTGGCTGGTCTCGAGGACACATGGCACCGGCTGCTGACAATAAATTTTCGGAG AAATCAATGGCAGAGACATTTTATCTCTCGAATATCATCCCACagaattatgaaaataatgcaGGCTTCTGGAACAG ATTGGAGATGTATTGCAGAGAGCTGACAGAGAGGTTTAGTGATGTGTGGGTGATCTCTGGGCCCCTTACTCTGCCACAAGTATACCAGGATGGGAAGAAGATGGTCTCATACCAG CTGATTGGAAAAGATGATGTCGCTGTTCCTACCCATCTCTACAAAGTCATCTTGGTCCGGAAAGATCCTTCGGCAGAACCACTGGCCCTAGGTGCCTTTATAGTGCCAAATGCACCTATCAGCTTTGAGCATCATTTGAAGGAGTATCAGGTGAGCCTCACAGACTTGCAGAGAATGTCAGGCCTGACATTCTTCCCCAAAATAGAGAAGGCTGAGGGGCTGAAGAACCTCTGCTTGGTGGACTCCTGTGAACTCATGGACTTTAAGCGTTTCACCCTGTACATCACCAGCCGTAAGGTGGTCAGTGCCAAGACCTTGGCAAAGCTGGAAAAGATGATGTCAGATCTTGAGGAAGCAGGAATTACACCTGATAATTATTTAGCCAAACTATACCAGGAGAAGAAGCAGGAACTGTTAAAAAAGGAAAGTCCACAAAACCAG TTATGGTGGATAAAAACATAA
- the LOC113568489 gene encoding nuclease EXOG, mitochondrial isoform X2 — protein MASRIRLVRFFGGFVCGVTVSTGACIAAVKLYMPEHRPEEHVHEKVSAAQRLIELYGLPLTGAETRSYTNHILSYDQTRRTPKWVAEHLSNEKLLGRADRKHCKFKPDPNIPALFTAHNDDYLGSGWSRGHMAPAADNKFSEKSMAETFYLSNIIPQNYENNAGFWNRLEMYCRELTERFSDVWVISGPLTLPQVYQDGKKMVSYQLIGKDDVAVPTHLYKVILVRKDPSAEPLALGAFIVPNAPISFEHHLKEYQVSLTDLQRMSGLTFFPKIEKAEGLKNLCLVDSCELMDFKRFTLYITSRKVVSAKTLAKLEKMMSDLEEAGITPDNYLAKLYQEKKQELLKKESPQNQVG, from the exons ATGGCTTCGCGAATAAGACTTGTACGTTTCTTTGGTGGATTTGTGTGTGGAGTTACTGTTAGCACTGGAGCTTGCATTGCAGCAGTCAAACTTTATATGCCTGAGCATCGACCGGAAGAGCATGTTCACGAGAAAG TAAGCGCAGCACAACGACTGATTGAGCTCTATGGACTCCCCCTGACTGGCGCCGAGACCAGATCCTACACTAACCATATTCTGTCGTATGATCAGACCCGAAGGACACCAAAATGGGTGGCGGAACACCTGTCAAACGAAAAACTACTTG GAAGAGCAGATAGAAAGCACTGCAAATTCAAGCCAGACCCCAATATTCCAGCGCTCTTCACTGCACACAACGATGATTACCTTGGTAGTGGCTGGTCTCGAGGACACATGGCACCGGCTGCTGACAATAAATTTTCGGAG AAATCAATGGCAGAGACATTTTATCTCTCGAATATCATCCCACagaattatgaaaataatgcaGGCTTCTGGAACAG ATTGGAGATGTATTGCAGAGAGCTGACAGAGAGGTTTAGTGATGTGTGGGTGATCTCTGGGCCCCTTACTCTGCCACAAGTATACCAGGATGGGAAGAAGATGGTCTCATACCAG CTGATTGGAAAAGATGATGTCGCTGTTCCTACCCATCTCTACAAAGTCATCTTGGTCCGGAAAGATCCTTCGGCAGAACCACTGGCCCTAGGTGCCTTTATAGTGCCAAATGCACCTATCAGCTTTGAGCATCATTTGAAGGAGTATCAGGTGAGCCTCACAGACTTGCAGAGAATGTCAGGCCTGACATTCTTCCCCAAAATAGAGAAGGCTGAGGGGCTGAAGAACCTCTGCTTGGTGGACTCCTGTGAACTCATGGACTTTAAGCGTTTCACCCTGTACATCACCAGCCGTAAGGTGGTCAGTGCCAAGACCTTGGCAAAGCTGGAAAAGATGATGTCAGATCTTGAGGAAGCAGGAATTACACCTGATAATTATTTAGCCAAACTATACCAGGAGAAGAAGCAGGAACTGTTAAAAAAGGAAAGTCCACAAAACCAGGTGGGATAA